One genomic region from Nitrospirota bacterium encodes:
- a CDS encoding DUF3943 domain-containing protein, with protein MIRIALLLAAAALSGLFPARAGAFPFSFMESEEDQAGEELSMTGEPEGPRRFWRALFEQVFLNGLGEAQYWIRQDANIPDWKYQPTAEGFEKKFTDGWVWDTNTFRTNTVYHSYSGALYYQIGRANGFGPVGSTAWAFTGSLMWEYFGEYREQVSTNDMIVTGVGGSILGEGLRQASLAIERRSPHNPAATVFVYLFDPFRKLNDYLDRKFTPKRYRVRLTLIGANFPVQAAGDRLASRGRHR; from the coding sequence GTGATCCGCATCGCTCTCCTCCTAGCCGCTGCGGCCCTGTCCGGCCTCTTCCCCGCCCGCGCCGGCGCCTTCCCCTTCAGCTTCATGGAATCGGAGGAGGATCAAGCAGGTGAAGAACTCTCCATGACAGGCGAGCCCGAAGGTCCACGCCGATTCTGGCGAGCCTTGTTCGAGCAGGTCTTTCTGAACGGGCTCGGCGAGGCCCAGTATTGGATTCGGCAGGACGCCAACATTCCGGACTGGAAATACCAGCCCACCGCGGAAGGATTCGAAAAGAAATTCACGGACGGATGGGTGTGGGATACGAACACCTTCCGGACCAACACCGTCTATCACTCCTACTCCGGCGCCCTCTACTACCAAATCGGACGCGCCAACGGCTTTGGGCCGGTCGGTTCCACGGCCTGGGCCTTCACCGGAAGCCTGATGTGGGAATACTTCGGCGAGTATCGGGAACAAGTCAGCACGAACGACATGATCGTGACCGGAGTGGGGGGAAGCATCCTCGGAGAAGGACTCCGGCAAGCCAGCCTGGCCATCGAGCGCCGGTCGCCGCATAACCCCGCGGCCACGGTCTTCGTCTATCTCTTCGATCCCTTCCGCAAACTCAACGACTATCTGGATCGGAAATTCACGCCGAAACGGTACAGAGTCCGTCTCACCCTGATTGGCGCCAACTTCCCGGTCCAAGCCGCCGGGGATCGCCTTGCAAGTCGGGGCCGGCACCGGTAG
- a CDS encoding YbhB/YbcL family Raf kinase inhibitor-like protein codes for MELKSSAFKAGDAIPAKYTCDGQDISPPLDWSGVPTGAKSLALISDDPDAPVGTWVHWVMWNIPATSTSLPENVAKKDKLPDDSKQGTTDFRRIGYGGPCPPSGTHRYFFKLYALDTALNLPSTATKKDLEAAMKGHILAQTEIMGRYSRKG; via the coding sequence ATGGAACTGAAAAGCTCTGCATTCAAAGCCGGCGATGCCATCCCGGCAAAGTACACGTGCGACGGCCAGGATATTTCACCGCCCCTGGATTGGTCCGGCGTTCCCACCGGGGCGAAGAGTCTCGCCCTGATTTCAGATGATCCGGATGCTCCCGTGGGAACCTGGGTCCACTGGGTGATGTGGAACATTCCCGCCACATCGACGTCTCTGCCGGAAAACGTCGCGAAAAAAGACAAACTGCCGGACGATTCAAAGCAGGGTACCACCGATTTCCGAAGGATCGGCTACGGCGGACCGTGTCCGCCTTCGGGCACACACCGCTACTTCTTCAAACTGTACGCGCTGGACACGGCTCTCAATCTACCTTCCACCGCGACTAAGAAAGATCTCGAAGCGGCCATGAAGGGGCACATCCTGGCCCAAACCGAGATCATGGGACGTTACAGCCGGAAAGGTTGA
- a CDS encoding endonuclease/exonuclease/phosphatase family protein, producing MPATFFPRVLSRLRSGFMLAVFLFATIAYPASAETGVLRVMTYNIFWGKYGMEGIAENIRQQAPDVVLLQEVDRKTARSQRLDQFDYLRQALGWEGAFAPAYSYPDDQGVHGLAAFSRLPLRDVEIFPLTQVPGHKNRVLLRVRVDWQGRAISFYTTHLVAWGHGRWTARADRNAQARDIRKILDADPNPVVLTGDFNTSSRSKAFRILSQGLVDAWRAAGRGWWGGTSYSFLPLFRIDHILADPRLRVLQCTVVHSLASDHNAVVADLVWDDPEAKPR from the coding sequence ATGCCTGCGACATTTTTTCCTCGCGTCCTTTCCCGCCTACGGTCCGGTTTCATGCTCGCCGTTTTCCTATTCGCCACGATCGCCTACCCGGCGTCAGCGGAGACCGGCGTCCTCCGCGTCATGACCTACAACATCTTCTGGGGAAAGTATGGAATGGAAGGCATCGCGGAGAATATCCGCCAACAGGCTCCAGATGTGGTGCTGCTCCAGGAAGTAGACCGCAAAACGGCGCGAAGCCAACGCCTCGACCAATTCGACTACCTCCGCCAGGCCCTCGGATGGGAAGGGGCCTTCGCGCCCGCCTACAGCTATCCGGATGACCAAGGCGTGCACGGGCTGGCCGCTTTCTCCCGCCTTCCTTTGCGTGACGTCGAGATCTTTCCACTGACGCAGGTTCCCGGTCACAAGAACCGAGTCCTCCTACGGGTGAGAGTCGATTGGCAAGGGCGCGCGATTTCCTTCTACACCACGCACCTGGTGGCATGGGGGCACGGCCGGTGGACCGCCCGCGCGGATCGGAATGCGCAAGCCCGGGATATCCGAAAAATCCTCGACGCCGACCCCAATCCCGTCGTCCTCACAGGCGACTTCAACACTTCTTCCCGATCGAAAGCCTTTCGAATTCTCTCGCAAGGTCTCGTGGACGCATGGCGGGCGGCCGGGCGGGGTTGGTGGGGCGGCACGTCGTACAGTTTCCTTCCCCTCTTCCGCATCGACCACATCTTGGCGGATCCCCGTCTTCGCGTCCTCCAATGTACCGTCGTCCACAGCCTCGCCAGCGACCACAACGCCGTTGTCGCCGACCTGGTTTGGGACGATCCCGAGGCCAAGCCTCGGTAG
- a CDS encoding class I SAM-dependent methyltransferase, with protein MQPDPAPENDPQSTLAYNQSFYATHYRNPFLALRYDLIYRSRRLRQILAGARIDLSKPGFRSFEYGFGAAHFLKTLRASETIVGCEFSRSAVAAARSDRPASHPHWHMLDWDDPTSLPFRNGSFDLISCCHVLEHLPDDEPMIREFVRIARPGG; from the coding sequence GTGCAACCCGACCCCGCCCCGGAGAATGACCCTCAGTCCACCCTAGCCTACAATCAGTCCTTCTACGCAACCCACTACCGGAACCCCTTCCTCGCGCTCCGCTACGACCTGATCTATCGCTCGCGCCGATTGCGCCAAATCCTCGCAGGCGCCCGTATTGACCTGTCGAAGCCTGGATTCCGCTCGTTTGAGTACGGGTTCGGAGCCGCCCATTTTCTAAAGACACTCAGGGCCTCCGAAACGATCGTGGGCTGCGAGTTCTCCCGTTCCGCCGTGGCCGCCGCGCGCTCCGACCGGCCCGCCTCGCATCCTCACTGGCACATGCTCGATTGGGATGACCCCACCTCGCTTCCGTTCCGGAACGGCTCGTTCGATCTCATCTCCTGCTGTCACGTCCTTGAGCATCTACCCGATGACGAGCCGATGATTCGTGAATTCGTCCGCATCGCGCGCCCAGGCGG